DNA from Eucalyptus grandis isolate ANBG69807.140 chromosome 5, ASM1654582v1, whole genome shotgun sequence:
TGCTCCCAGATCATTGCTCAGCTTCTTTCAGAACGACTAATCCCATTTGTGGCACTTGACGTAAGGAGGTAAAGAAATTGACGACTCCTTTTATGTTGACTGACTTTATATGTTCATTTCAGTTTTTGGCATTATGCAGCTTTAGAGTTTTCCTTGTGAAAGAACTGAGAAACCAAGTTGTTTAAAGTCAGAATACCTTTTTGATCTAGTAATATATGTGTTATTAATTGAACTTGTCAATATCGACATAATTATGATTACAGCGACAGAGTAGCAGTTGGCCGTGCCCTGGACCTTCCTGTGTTCTTTGGAGATGCTGGCAGCCGAGAGGTGATAAGTGACATTGCTTAAAGTGTGTTCAATTTTGTATTTGTTAATCCTTAAAGGCTATGCTTGGTTCCCTAGGTCCTACATAAAGTAGGGGCTGAAAGAGCGTGCGCTGCAGCAATTACCTTGGACAGTCCTGGTGCAAATTATAGGACTGTTTGGGCTCTGAGCAAGTACTTCCCCAACGTTAAAACTTTTGTCCGTGCTCACGATGTGGATCATGGCATCAATTTGGAGAAGGCTGGGGCTACGGCAGTTAATATTCCTCTACTTAATTGTCCcaccttttgttttcttatttgtaTGTTAGTCCAATTGTAAGATTAATCAGATGAATGGTATGCTCTGATAGTTCGGTCTTTCATTACCCGAGCACCTGTGACTTAAAATTTTTTGCTGGTTGACATTTATGCCTTGATGGTTTTTACTGCCACAAACTTGCAGGTTGTTCCAGAGACCCTGGAACCCAGCCTACAATTGGCTGCTGCTGTTCTCGCACAGGTAATTGCAACGATATTGCTTGACAAATAAATGTTTCTGAAAGTAGAATTTACTCTTGTTGGGGCCCTGGTACTATGTGATGGTAATTTGCATGGGGCACAAAGCTGCTTTTCTCTGATCCTGGACCTCCCAAGTCCCTTTCGAATGGTACTTGGCAGCAGAATAGTCATTTAAGCTTATATAGACTATCTTGGCCAAAAAACAGCTCTTGTAAAATACACTGAAtgcaacaaaaaataatatcagCTGGTTTCATATGCTGTGTTTGTTCCTAACTAACGTAATTACCACTAGACGTTTACATTGTTCATTTAGTACACAGGAAATCTGAAATGAGTAAGAGACCTCTGTTGCATACCTGTACGCTTACTAGCTCAAGTTCAGTTGTgccttcaaaataattatttgttgATAAGAAAGCCATCTCATTGTCTGCATGATGCCTATCTATCTCATGACCAATTGGGAAGCAGAACCTCGAGGACCTCGTAGGATCATTTCAATTGGAATGGCCTACTATAATACATTTTGGGCTGCAGCACCTGCCGATTCCAGCCTAATTTTAGGACACGGGCTCCCTTGGTGGCATAAACCCACCTGTACAACATTGAGAAAAGAATTGCTGAAAGACTTGATTTTGCTTTcatatttctttcatttccttacCCTTTTCTTATTTAATGTTAGGCTAAACTGCCGGCATCAGAGATAGCAGCAACAATAAACGAATTCAGAACTCGTCATTTGTCCGAGCTTACTGAGGTATTTAATACTTTCTCCATCTTCAGATGCATATATAGTCTCGGCAAGTGCATGACAGAATTTTGGCGGCGATTGATGAAAATATTCACTGTTATATTTGCAGCTATGTGAAGCTAATGGAAGTTCACCGGGTTATGGATTTTCTAGAATCATGAGCCGACCCAAACCTTATCCCTCTGATTCGTCGGATGAGAATGAAGCCAGTGAAGGAACGATACCCATATAAGAATCTACTAGTTACAGGCCAAGCCAACACGACGGGAGAGGGTGGACTGAATAAATGTAAAGCAAATCGCATTGGTTTAAATTGTACAGGGTTTATACAGTCTTGAACTGGACATTTGACACCGCAAGCATTCGTTGATTCTACAAATTTTGCTAGACGTTCTCTACGATCGCCTTCACCGCTACTACTTGTGTCTTGTGGCTTGAAGGCGACGCCAGATTTGCACAGGGAAAGAAACAGAGAGCTTGTAACCCTTTCATGCAGGAAATTATTGATTCACTTGCCTTTTTGTTCGGTTATCAAGGAAGAGGAACAATTAGCTGGTGATTTCCTGAGAAGGACGTAATTTTAGTTTTAAGCCCAGAAGCGGTTACGCCGCTGTGTCTCTGAAGCGAAGGGCAGCGACACTGGTCATCTCCTACGAGCGATGTCCATTTGGGCCCATTCTATAGGTCCATCAGTTCCGAGGAAAACTACGTTCGAAagtttttttcaacttttcaatatttagaCGAGGAAAGCTAATCGGTTTACGAAATTGTTTTTCATAGATTGAAATGATAAGTTTAATTCGGAGGAAAATGACTTCAGTTTCCAGTTAACGCatgaatttgattataaatttaCTCCAAGCGCAGATCACTCATCCaacgattttttatttttttttggctgtgGATTTAATGACAATCCATGGAAGAGGCACTGCTTGTGTTTTACTTGTGTCCACATCATTTTGCCCCCATCAAATTGGACGAGACTCTTATGTCGCCTTACCCATTATTGTGAATCAGTTACTAGGGGTGAGTATCGGTCCAGGATCAACCCTGGACTGATCCTGGATCGGATCGTAACCTGCTGGGCCCTGCCCTGGGTTCCTGGGAACCTGGGTCGGTCCCTGTCTTAAATTCTTGGACCAAAGACATCGCTTATCCTTGAGTTAAGTCTTAACCCCAGACTAACcccgactatatatatatttaatatattacttataatttttatatagagaaaaccttaaaataaacgccgtcaacaatattaaataacTATTTAGTGagaagttcaagtaattttacattattctttaataatttagatttttaatgtcttttacgtcatcaatagttataatttacgaatgaggaaaatgtttttgtaagaaGTTCTCATGGTATCCAAAAAGGTATAAATAGCTCATTATGGCATGCTCTTTTAGTATTCGTTcttttctatcttatttgtcatcttaatcttcaatttgacaaaatcaaaagaaacaacttctccgctcGCCACTCAACACTCACCtcactcgctttgggtcactcgtgccacTCATCGCttgacattcgatgctcattttGTTCGACACTCACCCCATTTGACCCTCACCGCTTGTCTTTCTTAGCTAACATTACTTATCATCGAACTCATTGGGTCGGTACGGTCTTTCAATGagtgcaaaaaataaaataaaaaattattggttggtcctaggttgaccctgaaaccggaccaaacccattgAGTCAGTTCGGTCCTTAATCgtttttttaagaaatacaaaaaaatgaaataaataattatcgATTAGTCCCAGGTTGatcttggaaccggaccgaacccattgggttggtccggtcctcggtcccaaactCAATAGGGTTGAttctcggtcctaaaaattgagaaccaacaTTGTAcgagttggtcctagggttagggggcaGACCGACCCAACCTCGgactatgctcacccctatcaTTTACAGATATTTCTTCGTCCCAACATAGATGAAATGcaaatttttgcaattctatgaatttatttcatgGTCCAAATCGCTTACTATACTCCATCTCCATAACCATTGAGAAATTATCATACTCTAGTTTAAGTTattaattttgcatttttttttaatcagttgctcttcaaataaaaatttcactATTCACGCAACTATATTGCTAACCATATGTAGATATTTACTAGTTTATATTGAAAGCTATTAACTAGTTAGAGCAATTACTATTTATCAACATGCTTAAGATTTTACCACATCCAAAGTTACTGCGCACACAATAAACAACCATAAATaggtaaaaagtcaattttttttttttctattttcaaaagtACCCTGTTTGGCCGACCAAAAGAAGAGAAGTACCCTTTATTCTTTTCTCAtgacgaaaaggaaaaacacaggCCTTCGGCACTTTGGCAAGTCTGCAAATCCTCTCTCCCCCCGGGCGCTTCTCCGGCGGAACATCACGACCGCGCCGTCGTAACCGTCTTCAGCTCGAACAATCTCAAGCCGCGAAGCGAAGCCAAGTCGCGGCGGACGATCCCCGACGACGCCGTTCGATATTCCGGGAATGACTTCGATGGTGCTCGGCGAGTGCTCGACTTCAGCCGCGTCTCGCCTCTTCCCCATGGGCCTCCGCAAGGACGCCGTCGTCTTGGTCCGCAGGTTGTCGCTGCCTCGCCATTCTCGTGCCTCGACGGACCCTCCCTCTCGCCGGACCCTCGCCACCGGCGCTTCTGCTCCGGCTTCGCCGCCACCTTCCGGTCCGTCGCCATTTCCATCCTTTCTCTTTGCGCCCTCTCTTTTGGTTCGCGATGGATGTTTAGCTCGAACTCGATTAGGCTTTTCGCGGTTGCGCGTGAAGTTGCGGATGTTGGGATTCGTTTTGGGTGGCGGGTTTCAGTTTTCAGTGTTTGCTGAGAAGTGGAATTGGTGAAGAAGCTTGTTTAGCAGCGTCTAAGCCGTTGCACGGGTTTTCGACTGGAATAAGAAGAATAAAGTTAGAACATTTGGTTGCGAAAGTTTTTATGTGCTGTGGATTTTAAGTCGCAGAACGTAGAAAGACACGAAATGGAGCATATATAGAAGAATTTTGCATGGATCAAATGAAAGTTTGAAAATGAGATATCGCTTGGATCGAATGAATGGAAGAATTTTGCTTTCCGTGCGTACTGCATACGTATAGATTGAAATTTGTTGCTTTCTGTTTCATGCTTCTGTTCTGGGCATTGTTATGAGCTGCAAtttgagctcttttttttttgggggggggtgtTTATGCATGTGTAAGATGTAAGATGCTTGTTTGAAGCGTGTCTTAATTATTTGAAGTTGATTGGGTACGTGTGCTTGTGAAGCTTCAGTGGCAATCGAGGCTTGTGCCAAAGTGATCGATGGAAAACATGTTGCAAAGCAAATCAGAGATGAGATTTCAGCTGAAGTATCTAGAATGAAGGAGGCAATTGGGGTTGTACCAGGGTTAGCAGTGATTCTTGTCGGCGACAGGAAGGATTCTGCTACATATGTACGCAACAAGAAAAAGGCTTGTGAGTCTGTGGGGATTAACTCCTTTGAAGTGCATTTGCCTGCGGACtcgaaagaagaagatgttCTCAAGTTTATCTCAGGATTCAATGATGATCCTTCGGTTCACGGCATTCTTGTTCAGTTACCACTGCCTTCAGTATGTATCTAAATGCTCTTTCTTCCCCTATTAACTGATGTAGACTTCTTAAATTGAGTTTCTTGGGTTCAATCTTTAATCTCATGACAGGAGGATTCGACAAAAGGTGGATTTTGATGTTCATGTAGGAGTTATGATGACCTTTGTActtggatttgattttttgtactTCATAATTAATCTTGTCGAAAACCAACTTCATATCAGGCGGTCATTGGACTCTGTCCCCTTGGCCCTATCTGCCTGCATATATGAACTAAATGgcatcttcttgttctttttagaATATTAACAACTAAATTGTTCTTCTGCCAGCATATAAATGAACAGGGTATCCTAAATGCAGTAACTATCCAGAAAGATGTGGACGGATTTCACCCATTGAACATTGGTCGACTTGCTATGAGGGGTAGAGAGCCCTTGTTTGTGCCCTGTACGCCTAAAGGCTGCATAGAGCTGTTGCATAGATATGGTATTGGTATTAAGGGAAAGAGAGCCGTTGTGATTGGCCGGAGTAATATTGTCGGGATGCCTGCTGCTTTGCTACTTCAAGTATACTTCTATCTTGTTGAACTATGTTGCCCTCCTTAAAAGTTGTCTTTCGTCATCTGCCATGATATGTCGGTGTTTTTTTAGAGGGAAGACGCAACTATCAGTATTGTCCATTCAAGGACACAAAATCCTGAGGAGATCAcaagagaggcagatatcataATTGCGGCTGTTGGGCAAGCAAACATGGTGAGAGGAACATGGATCAAACCTGGTGCAGTGATTATTGATGTCGGAATCAACCCAGTTGAGGTAACTTGAAAGCTGTCACATTTTACAAATGCAAGCTGTGTGGCCCATGTCTTGTCAATTGTGCAACAACAGTTAGCCTGAGACATTGTCGTTTGCTTGATCAATCCACACTGATAGCTAGATGTTAAAAGTAACTTTTAAATAGCATGGGGTGGTTCTCATTACAATGAAGTTAGCCCCTTGGTCATCATATGGGAAGAGGGGTGCGTATTAAGAAAATCACTGACCACATACAATTATACTTTTCCTGTCTGTGACCTTTATCTTTGGTGCTTTAACAGGATCCAAAAAGCTCTCGGGGTTACAAGCTAGTAGGAGATGTCTGCTACGAGGAGGCTTGTAAAGTTGCGTCAGCCATCACTCCTGTTCCAGGAGGAGTTGGTCCGATGACGATAGCGATGCTTCTCTCTAATACTCTTACATCCGCAAAGCGGGCACACAACTTCCAATGAGTGTAGGAGATCCAAGACATGACTTTACAATTTGGGTGACAGTTGTAGAAACTGTGCAAGAGGAATAGTTATTGGCGAGGCTGCTGTTTCCAGCAGGTGTCCTGACTCAACCATGCTTTGGGTGCTCTTTTGTCCCTCCATTGTCGGTTGATCTAGTAGATAGTGAAA
Protein-coding regions in this window:
- the LOC104443468 gene encoding bifunctional protein FolD 4, chloroplastic isoform X1, with the translated sequence MTSMVLGECSTSAASRLFPMGLRKDAVVLVRRLSLPRHSRASTDPPSRRTLATGASAPASPPPSASVAIEACAKVIDGKHVAKQIRDEISAEVSRMKEAIGVVPGLAVILVGDRKDSATYVRNKKKACESVGINSFEVHLPADSKEEDVLKFISGFNDDPSVHGILVQLPLPSHINEQGILNAVTIQKDVDGFHPLNIGRLAMRGREPLFVPCTPKGCIELLHRYGIGIKGKRAVVIGRSNIVGMPAALLLQREDATISIVHSRTQNPEEITREADIIIAAVGQANMVRGTWIKPGAVIIDVGINPVEDPKSSRGYKLVGDVCYEEACKVASAITPVPGGVGPMTIAMLLSNTLTSAKRAHNFQ
- the LOC104443468 gene encoding bifunctional protein FolD 4, chloroplastic isoform X2; this translates as MTSMVLGECSTSAASRLFPMGLRKDAVVLVRRLSLPRHSRASTDPPSRRTLATGASAPASPPPSVAIEACAKVIDGKHVAKQIRDEISAEVSRMKEAIGVVPGLAVILVGDRKDSATYVRNKKKACESVGINSFEVHLPADSKEEDVLKFISGFNDDPSVHGILVQLPLPSHINEQGILNAVTIQKDVDGFHPLNIGRLAMRGREPLFVPCTPKGCIELLHRYGIGIKGKRAVVIGRSNIVGMPAALLLQREDATISIVHSRTQNPEEITREADIIIAAVGQANMVRGTWIKPGAVIIDVGINPVEDPKSSRGYKLVGDVCYEEACKVASAITPVPGGVGPMTIAMLLSNTLTSAKRAHNFQ